Proteins co-encoded in one Rhodohalobacter mucosus genomic window:
- the fliQ gene encoding flagellar biosynthesis protein FliQ — MNTETGLFWLQEALKAMVVLSGPVLIGALVVGLAIAIFQAVTTIQEMTLSYVPKMLAVVIILFLFLGFMLQYAIDFMEQIFSFIAQINS, encoded by the coding sequence ATGAATACGGAAACGGGATTATTCTGGCTCCAGGAAGCGCTCAAGGCGATGGTGGTACTATCCGGGCCGGTTTTGATCGGTGCACTGGTGGTGGGCCTGGCAATTGCCATTTTTCAGGCAGTAACAACCATACAGGAGATGACTCTTTCGTATGTGCCCAAAATGCTGGCCGTCGTCATCATCCTCTTCCTCTTTCTGGGCTTTATGCTGCAGTACGCTATCGATTTCATGGAACAGATCTTTTCATTCATAGCCCAGATCAACAGCTGA
- a CDS encoding flagellar motor switch protein FliM, translating into MNQTVNQTPAEQNERYGQIRAYDFRQPKLISKEVMRLMKGIHEPYLRHIKRMYSNLLGEPVEVSLTGTRQVNYSAYLSEIQQPSALYTFNIEELGDWAVLELDPSFCIYCVELQSGGYGEMPAEARTLTRVEEIIINRLVGKMLRELSHIWSSYLPFSIQHHVYEPKPDSIRSISAHSIGILMHFSVEFGDQKRSFSICYPNSLIESKGMKEITHIEDAPSTHKAHPGDQKLLEEDLKRVEVDLKVLLGTTSMSLRQLISLTKGDTLMLNQPIEEPLKIRVGNQIKMTGYPGSMNGKRAVKIFNIVKNGMHSLDF; encoded by the coding sequence ATGAACCAAACCGTCAATCAGACACCCGCTGAGCAGAACGAACGTTACGGGCAGATTCGCGCCTACGATTTCAGGCAGCCAAAGCTGATCAGTAAAGAAGTGATGCGGCTGATGAAGGGTATTCACGAACCGTACCTTCGTCATATTAAAAGAATGTATTCGAACCTGCTGGGTGAACCGGTAGAGGTATCTCTGACCGGTACCCGACAGGTAAATTATTCTGCTTATCTGAGTGAAATTCAACAACCCTCCGCACTCTACACATTTAATATTGAGGAACTGGGCGACTGGGCTGTACTCGAACTGGATCCATCGTTCTGTATTTATTGTGTGGAACTGCAAAGCGGCGGCTATGGTGAAATGCCGGCCGAAGCCCGGACGCTTACACGGGTAGAGGAGATCATTATAAACAGGCTTGTTGGCAAAATGCTCAGGGAACTGAGCCATATCTGGTCGTCATATCTGCCTTTTTCTATTCAGCATCACGTTTATGAGCCAAAGCCGGATAGCATCCGGTCCATTTCCGCTCATTCGATAGGTATACTGATGCACTTCAGCGTCGAATTCGGAGATCAGAAACGTTCCTTTTCTATCTGTTACCCGAATTCTCTTATCGAGAGCAAAGGAATGAAGGAGATCACTCACATTGAAGATGCCCCTTCTACTCATAAGGCCCACCCGGGAGACCAAAAACTTCTTGAAGAAGATTTGAAAAGAGTTGAAGTAGATCTAAAAGTTCTGCTGGGAACAACCAGCATGTCGCTCCGGCAGCTCATCAGCCTTACGAAGGGCGACACACTGATGCTGAATCAGCCAATTGAAGAACCCCTGAAAATCCGTGTGGGCAATCAGATTAAAATGACAGGCTATCCCGGCTCTATGAACGGCAAACGCGCCGTTAAGATATTCAACATTGTAAAAAACGGAATGCATTCACTTGATTTTTAA
- the fliR gene encoding flagellar biosynthetic protein FliR, with the protein MTELFTVEYILTAFLIFVRVGALMATAPFFSNGSIPVQVKVFFSLILSVMLFPLIPVEGMAIPTDAGMLDVLVAIIKELLVGVVMGLTGQILFAALQIGGELMSLNIGLTFASVVDPVNSTHQSIIGQLFVLLGTFVFISSGGDAYYIFALAHSYEVVPVGTVQAAAAAPLFIEMATRLFLLGVQISAPFMVVLFLMDLSFAIFGRIMPRANIFFIALPLKAGVGFLLLLIVLPFAPTAFERIFADIWMYLDRILLLMGGGN; encoded by the coding sequence ATGACTGAATTGTTTACCGTAGAATATATCCTGACGGCTTTTCTGATCTTTGTGCGGGTGGGCGCACTTATGGCTACTGCCCCATTTTTCAGTAACGGATCGATACCCGTTCAGGTAAAGGTTTTCTTTTCGCTCATACTGTCGGTGATGCTTTTCCCGCTTATACCGGTTGAAGGAATGGCTATTCCAACAGACGCTGGCATGCTTGACGTATTGGTGGCCATAATCAAGGAGCTTTTAGTAGGTGTCGTGATGGGGCTGACGGGTCAGATCCTGTTTGCCGCACTTCAGATAGGGGGAGAGCTGATGAGCCTGAATATCGGCCTCACCTTTGCAAGCGTTGTCGACCCTGTGAATTCGACCCATCAATCCATAATAGGGCAGCTATTTGTACTTCTGGGTACCTTCGTGTTCATCAGTTCGGGGGGCGATGCCTATTACATTTTTGCGCTTGCTCACAGTTATGAGGTGGTACCGGTGGGAACCGTCCAGGCCGCAGCCGCTGCGCCGCTGTTTATTGAAATGGCAACCCGGCTTTTTCTGCTGGGCGTTCAGATCTCAGCGCCGTTCATGGTGGTTTTATTTCTGATGGACCTCAGCTTTGCCATCTTCGGACGTATCATGCCAAGAGCCAATATCTTTTTCATTGCCCTTCCGCTGAAAGCCGGTGTGGGGTTTCTTCTGCTTCTCATCGTGCTGCCTTTTGCCCCGACTGCATTCGAACGGATTTTTGCGGATATCTGGATGTATCTGGATCGTATACTGCTGCTGATGGGCGGCGGGAATTAA
- the flgG gene encoding flagellar basal-body rod protein FlgG, translated as MPTRALSTAALGMSAQQKKVDNIANNLANVNTTGFKRSSIAFQDLFYQNIEVSKRGHSENEPGRSVARLQMGHGAKPVATVRNFSQGSLMETSNPLNIAINGSGFLQVEMPDGSIAYTRDGNLGLDSSGRVVTQSGLPLADFIEVPENVQGINISKEGLVTATLSGDGGIVDLGQIELAKFVNTSGLSAMGDNLYSRTEASGLPIFGLPASEGFGGLEQGFLEQSNVDIVSEMVNLIQAQRAYETNSKMVQTTEDLMALTNSIKR; from the coding sequence ATGCCAACACGAGCACTAAGTACAGCCGCACTCGGGATGAGTGCCCAGCAGAAAAAAGTAGATAACATTGCCAATAACCTGGCAAACGTAAATACAACCGGCTTCAAGCGAAGCAGTATCGCTTTTCAGGATCTGTTTTATCAGAATATTGAAGTGTCGAAGCGGGGGCATTCCGAAAACGAACCGGGACGTTCAGTGGCGCGACTTCAGATGGGCCATGGTGCAAAACCCGTGGCTACCGTCCGGAACTTTTCGCAGGGATCACTGATGGAGACTTCAAATCCACTCAATATTGCAATTAACGGCTCGGGTTTTTTGCAGGTCGAAATGCCTGACGGATCCATAGCCTATACACGCGATGGCAACCTGGGGCTCGATTCATCGGGCAGGGTTGTGACACAATCGGGCCTTCCGCTGGCCGATTTCATTGAGGTGCCCGAAAACGTTCAGGGAATTAACATCTCTAAAGAGGGCCTGGTTACGGCCACTCTGAGCGGCGACGGCGGAATCGTAGATCTTGGGCAGATTGAGCTTGCCAAATTTGTAAACACCTCCGGTTTATCGGCCATGGGCGATAACCTTTACTCCAGAACCGAAGCATCGGGTCTTCCCATATTTGGCCTGCCGGCCTCCGAAGGTTTTGGAGGCCTTGAACAGGGGTTTCTGGAACAGTCGAACGTGGACATTGTGTCTGAGATGGTAAACCTGATTCAGGCACAGAGAGCCTATGAAACCAATTCCAAGATGGTGCAAACCACCGAGGATCTGATGGCCCTCACCAATTCAATCAAACGTTAA
- the flhA gene encoding flagellar biosynthesis protein FlhA, producing the protein MEIKSDTTQGGWSSFLMNRSDILVASSVIMILLVMIMPIPAVLLDFFLAMNISLSIIVLLVAFYTLKPLQFAVFPGMLLILTLFRLSLNVASTRLILSEGYAGNLIEAFGSFVVQGNFVIGIIIFAVLIIINFVVITKGASRIAEVSARFTLDAMPGKQMAIDADLSAGLISDDEAKARREEIARESDFYGAMDGASKFVRGDVIAGLLITFINIIGGLIVGSVQQGMPIGDAAAQYTLLTVGDGLVSQIPALLISTGSGIIVTRAASEGSLSFEITTQLFGNPKVISLAAVFILIMGLIPGMPFIPFMIFAGGLFYHANKKSRRDELEIIEEQEKIDQDGQPEEKVEQYLLMDTLELEIGYSLIPLVDPDQGGDLLDRMSSLRKQMAIELGMLVPPIRIRDNVQLKSNHYTIKMRGILQGEGELLPEYHLVLLPENLQADIKGVKTKDPAYGMDAVWVSNSNRAEAEKYGLSIIKAGAVITTHMIEVIKRNADKLLDRQMVKTLVDNLKESAPAVVEELVPNKMSYGELQKILKRLLKEGIPIRDMNTILETVADYHSKTQNPDVLTEYVRAALAETITRTYRDGENSVTTAVLESSLEGHLISQAQQGNLHPGTLGFTPETVEKLYMSATRVCDKMSATGHKPIILTSPVLRPALYDFLVSVIPDVVVLSYNDLTIDTQIHKFGAIELSQEHESQHEPALT; encoded by the coding sequence ATGGAAATTAAGTCTGATACAACCCAGGGCGGATGGTCATCATTTCTGATGAACCGTTCTGATATTCTTGTCGCCTCAAGCGTGATTATGATCCTCCTTGTGATGATCATGCCTATTCCGGCTGTTCTGCTCGATTTTTTCCTGGCAATGAATATCTCCCTCTCCATTATTGTACTGCTGGTGGCGTTCTACACACTGAAACCGCTGCAGTTCGCCGTTTTCCCCGGCATGCTGCTTATACTGACGCTATTCCGCCTTTCACTCAACGTGGCTTCCACCCGGCTGATACTGAGCGAGGGGTATGCCGGAAATCTGATCGAGGCATTTGGCAGCTTTGTGGTTCAGGGTAATTTTGTAATCGGAATTATTATTTTCGCCGTTCTTATCATTATCAATTTCGTGGTGATTACGAAAGGTGCTTCGCGGATAGCTGAGGTTTCCGCCCGGTTTACACTTGATGCGATGCCCGGAAAACAGATGGCCATTGATGCAGATCTGAGCGCCGGACTGATTTCAGATGACGAAGCCAAGGCAAGGCGCGAGGAGATTGCCCGGGAGAGCGACTTTTACGGTGCGATGGACGGTGCCAGCAAATTTGTTCGCGGTGACGTAATTGCAGGCCTGCTGATTACCTTTATTAATATCATTGGCGGTCTCATTGTTGGATCGGTACAGCAGGGCATGCCGATAGGTGATGCCGCTGCTCAGTACACGCTTTTAACGGTGGGTGACGGGCTTGTGAGCCAGATACCCGCACTTCTGATTTCCACCGGGTCCGGAATCATCGTAACGAGGGCCGCATCAGAAGGGAGCCTCAGTTTTGAAATCACCACACAACTTTTCGGTAATCCCAAAGTAATTTCACTGGCCGCAGTATTTATTCTGATCATGGGCCTTATCCCCGGCATGCCGTTTATCCCATTCATGATTTTCGCCGGCGGTCTCTTTTATCATGCCAATAAAAAGAGCCGGCGCGATGAACTGGAGATCATCGAGGAACAGGAAAAAATTGACCAGGACGGACAACCGGAGGAAAAAGTGGAACAATACCTGCTGATGGATACACTTGAACTGGAAATTGGCTATAGCCTGATTCCGCTGGTGGATCCTGATCAGGGCGGTGACCTTCTTGACCGGATGTCGTCGCTTCGCAAACAGATGGCCATTGAGCTGGGAATGCTGGTACCTCCCATCCGTATTCGGGATAATGTGCAGCTCAAATCCAATCACTACACCATAAAGATGCGCGGTATTCTGCAGGGTGAGGGAGAGCTGCTCCCCGAATACCACCTGGTACTGCTTCCCGAAAATTTACAGGCCGATATAAAAGGAGTTAAAACCAAAGACCCCGCCTACGGTATGGATGCGGTCTGGGTAAGCAATTCAAACCGTGCAGAGGCTGAAAAGTACGGGCTATCGATTATCAAGGCGGGTGCGGTGATCACAACCCACATGATAGAAGTCATCAAACGGAATGCAGACAAGCTGCTCGACCGTCAGATGGTGAAAACACTTGTAGATAACCTGAAGGAGAGTGCTCCGGCAGTGGTTGAAGAGCTGGTTCCAAACAAAATGAGCTACGGTGAGCTTCAGAAGATCCTGAAGCGACTTCTGAAGGAGGGCATCCCCATCCGAGATATGAATACGATTCTTGAAACGGTAGCAGATTATCATTCAAAAACACAGAATCCCGATGTATTGACGGAGTACGTTCGCGCGGCCCTTGCCGAAACCATTACGCGTACATACCGCGATGGAGAGAATTCCGTAACGACGGCCGTTTTGGAAAGCAGCCTTGAGGGCCATCTGATCAGTCAGGCGCAACAAGGCAATCTGCATCCGGGCACACTTGGCTTTACCCCCGAAACCGTGGAGAAATTGTATATGTCGGCTACCCGTGTTTGCGACAAAATGAGCGCAACCGGCCACAAGCCCATTATTCTCACATCGCCAGTTTTGAGGCCGGCACTGTATGACTTCCTGGTTTCCGTTATCCCTGATGTGGTTGTGCTATCATATAACGACCTCACAATCGATACCCAAATTCACAAGTTTGGTGCTATTGAACTATCCCAGGAACATGAATCTCAACATGAACCCGCATTGACATGA
- the fliP gene encoding flagellar type III secretion system pore protein FliP (The bacterial flagellar biogenesis protein FliP forms a type III secretion system (T3SS)-type pore required for flagellar assembly.) → MKNKESHLFVSRLLKVAGVMMLTVMLMGIIPDSVTAQQAQSAQGSGVNINIGGEVEDFSLAIQALILITVLSFGPAIVTMMTSFTRLVVVFFFLRMGLGTQQSPPNQVLLGLALFITIFIMASTFNRINDEAIQPYIGEEISQTEALTIASVPLKQFMVNQTREKDLLMFMDLGGIDPVASLEELPLYVVVPSYIISELRIAFQIGFLIYLPFMVIDLVVASILLSMGIMFLPPVLVSLPFKILVFVLSDGWYLLVESLIRSFN, encoded by the coding sequence ATGAAAAACAAGGAATCCCATCTTTTTGTAAGCCGCCTGCTGAAAGTGGCAGGGGTGATGATGCTAACCGTAATGCTGATGGGTATTATCCCGGATTCAGTAACGGCACAGCAGGCGCAATCGGCTCAGGGCAGCGGTGTAAATATCAATATCGGGGGTGAGGTGGAGGACTTTTCTCTTGCGATTCAGGCCCTGATTCTGATTACCGTTCTCTCCTTTGGTCCGGCCATCGTTACCATGATGACCAGTTTTACGCGTCTGGTGGTGGTCTTCTTCTTCCTGAGGATGGGTTTGGGAACTCAGCAATCACCGCCGAACCAGGTGCTGCTGGGGCTGGCACTGTTCATCACCATTTTTATCATGGCCTCCACCTTTAACCGGATTAACGACGAGGCGATACAGCCATACATTGGCGAAGAAATTTCGCAGACCGAAGCACTGACCATTGCATCGGTTCCGCTCAAGCAGTTTATGGTGAATCAGACGCGCGAAAAAGACCTCCTTATGTTTATGGACCTGGGAGGTATCGACCCGGTTGCTTCACTGGAAGAGCTGCCGCTCTATGTGGTCGTTCCATCCTATATCATCAGTGAGCTGCGAATTGCTTTTCAGATTGGTTTTTTGATCTATCTGCCCTTTATGGTGATCGACCTGGTTGTCGCCTCCATTCTGCTGTCGATGGGTATCATGTTCTTGCCTCCGGTGCTTGTCTCGCTGCCTTTTAAAATACTTGTGTTTGTACTGAGCGACGGCTGGTATTTGCTGGTTGAATCGCTGATACGAAGCTTTAATTAA
- the flhB gene encoding flagellar biosynthesis protein FlhB codes for MAESDKQNKTEEPTPTRLKKAREEGNVPKSQEVASALLMLGAVVIMVSYGDWMYDQFRELFRHLYLNLDQPLENRDNAIVVLSDTLRTGFTIMFPMLVVLTSVAILANVGQTGIVYAPKVLEPKGNRISPIQGFKKIFSIQGIAELVKGLSKIAIVGIIIYVTLKDEVDLFKSMMVMPVTSTLIDTGRLILLMFTRILSALIILAIADSIYTRFKHQRDLRMTRQEVKDEFKQAEGDPHLKGKRKEQALGFSRRKRLDHAVLASDVVITNPTHYSVALSYDPERSSAPVVRVKGVRKRALRIREFAREYNVPIMENPPVARALYATTGEGETVPEEHFQIIAEILAYVYRLKENEGAYGN; via the coding sequence ATGGCCGAAAGTGACAAACAAAATAAAACAGAAGAGCCCACGCCAACACGGCTTAAAAAAGCCCGTGAGGAGGGGAATGTACCCAAGAGCCAGGAAGTGGCTTCCGCCCTGCTGATGCTGGGTGCCGTAGTTATTATGGTTAGCTATGGCGATTGGATGTACGATCAGTTCAGGGAACTGTTCAGGCATCTGTACCTTAACCTGGATCAGCCTTTGGAAAACCGGGATAACGCAATCGTGGTACTTTCGGATACACTCCGTACGGGATTCACGATTATGTTTCCCATGCTTGTAGTGCTCACCTCTGTGGCCATTCTGGCAAATGTTGGCCAAACCGGAATTGTGTATGCTCCCAAAGTACTGGAGCCGAAAGGAAACAGAATAAGCCCGATTCAGGGATTTAAAAAGATATTCTCCATCCAGGGAATAGCTGAGCTGGTAAAAGGGCTCAGTAAAATTGCCATTGTTGGAATTATCATCTACGTAACCCTGAAAGACGAAGTCGATCTTTTCAAATCCATGATGGTGATGCCGGTAACATCCACACTGATCGACACCGGCCGACTGATTCTGCTGATGTTCACCCGGATTCTTTCAGCATTGATCATTCTGGCAATTGCAGACTCCATTTACACACGCTTTAAGCATCAAAGGGATCTTAGAATGACTCGTCAGGAGGTGAAAGACGAGTTTAAGCAGGCGGAAGGAGATCCCCATTTAAAAGGCAAACGTAAGGAGCAGGCACTTGGATTTTCCCGGCGAAAGAGGCTCGATCACGCTGTGCTTGCCTCAGATGTTGTCATTACAAACCCCACGCATTATTCGGTTGCATTGAGCTACGACCCAGAACGCTCTTCTGCACCGGTTGTACGGGTAAAAGGGGTTCGAAAGCGGGCTCTGCGCATACGGGAGTTCGCCCGTGAATACAATGTGCCCATTATGGAGAACCCGCCCGTTGCCCGGGCCCTCTATGCCACAACCGGGGAAGGAGAAACCGTACCCGAAGAACACTTTCAAATTATCGCAGAAATACTGGCGTATGTATATCGCCTGAAAGAGAACGAAGGAGCTTATGGAAATTAA
- a CDS encoding flagellar hook-basal body protein, whose translation MIDRLAHSMMALQRLMKAQEVTANNLANMDTPGFKADKLYFHSVLQKQGNRMVQSVVPGQSVDMTQGHFESTGNPFDMAIEGDGFLKVELDGVELLTRNGRFRQDDNGFLVNEQGARLMGSNGPISVPLMQDTATAESEVQLEISSNGRILFNGTEYDRIRLYAAEKPEALERHSTGYFFAPPEAGLAPDNESTLMQGYYEAGNVNPLNEMVDMMSNASLFESQQRALTTTDELLSKATSTLGRF comes from the coding sequence ATGATTGACCGACTTGCACATTCAATGATGGCACTCCAAAGGCTTATGAAAGCCCAGGAAGTAACGGCAAATAATCTTGCCAATATGGATACTCCCGGCTTCAAGGCAGATAAGCTCTACTTCCACTCGGTGCTTCAGAAACAGGGAAACCGGATGGTACAAAGCGTGGTGCCCGGCCAGTCTGTGGACATGACACAGGGTCATTTCGAGTCCACAGGCAATCCTTTTGATATGGCAATAGAAGGCGACGGATTTCTGAAAGTGGAACTTGATGGTGTAGAGTTGCTCACCAGAAACGGCCGGTTCAGGCAGGATGACAATGGATTTTTGGTAAATGAGCAGGGGGCCAGGCTCATGGGTTCCAACGGACCCATAAGCGTACCCCTGATGCAGGATACTGCAACGGCGGAAAGCGAAGTGCAGCTGGAAATATCATCCAACGGCCGGATTCTGTTTAACGGTACAGAGTACGACAGGATCCGGCTGTATGCCGCCGAGAAACCGGAAGCACTGGAGCGTCACTCAACGGGGTACTTTTTTGCACCACCCGAAGCTGGCCTGGCACCCGATAATGAATCGACGCTGATGCAGGGCTATTACGAGGCGGGCAATGTGAATCCACTCAACGAAATGGTGGATATGATGAGCAATGCAAGCCTGTTTGAATCCCAGCAGCGTGCCCTTACTACCACGGATGAGCTGCTCTCAAAAGCAACCAGCACACTCGGACGATTTTAA
- the fliN gene encoding flagellar motor switch protein FliN — MSDHNWNKTIKNLKTSLNTILKQLSGKAAAAEPGEVTEGDEKKTSKFLENAVLFKCIEERFQIEVVLGFRGDWSFLDSDGTQELTHPERSLANLLSDFTGELCSRLGADLKLGAFSEVDPDSSNSLLNLQQYNMAAWKIKPGEESESAELLLAFSSPDEKAAETFQKITEDAPEPDTPGFVQLAEETASSLFAGAGQGTQAASGGIRSSSDGNNVEFEPFDKSANIKNFREIRNIDLLKDVEMEISVELGRKKVPLGKILQLVKGSVIELEKLAGEPVDLLVNGRCIAQGEVVVIDEHFGMRISNLLAAHDSMKMGA, encoded by the coding sequence ATGAGCGATCATAATTGGAATAAGACAATCAAAAATTTAAAAACTTCACTTAACACTATTCTAAAGCAGCTTTCCGGAAAGGCCGCTGCTGCCGAACCGGGTGAGGTGACAGAAGGGGATGAGAAAAAAACATCCAAATTTCTTGAAAACGCGGTACTCTTTAAATGTATTGAAGAGAGATTTCAGATAGAAGTAGTTCTGGGTTTCAGGGGCGACTGGAGCTTTCTGGACTCGGACGGTACGCAGGAGCTGACTCACCCTGAGAGAAGTCTGGCCAATCTATTGTCTGACTTTACGGGCGAGCTTTGCAGCCGCCTGGGTGCGGATCTGAAGCTGGGCGCATTCAGTGAGGTGGATCCGGACTCATCCAATAGTTTGCTGAACCTTCAGCAGTACAACATGGCAGCCTGGAAAATTAAACCGGGTGAAGAGAGCGAAAGTGCTGAATTGCTTCTGGCGTTCTCTTCTCCCGATGAAAAGGCAGCAGAGACTTTTCAGAAAATAACAGAGGATGCACCAGAACCCGATACGCCAGGCTTCGTTCAGCTCGCAGAAGAAACGGCTTCATCGCTCTTTGCAGGAGCAGGTCAGGGTACACAGGCTGCTTCAGGCGGAATTCGTTCTTCTTCGGATGGCAATAACGTAGAGTTTGAACCCTTTGACAAATCGGCAAACATCAAAAATTTCCGCGAGATCCGGAATATTGATCTTCTCAAGGATGTGGAAATGGAAATATCCGTGGAACTTGGAAGAAAAAAGGTGCCGCTCGGTAAAATACTTCAGCTCGTCAAAGGCTCGGTGATTGAACTTGAAAAACTGGCCGGAGAACCGGTCGATCTGCTTGTAAACGGCCGTTGCATTGCACAAGGAGAAGTTGTTGTGATTGATGAACATTTCGGAATGCGGATTTCAAATCTGCTTGCCGCTCACGACAGCATGAAAATGGGCGCCTGA
- a CDS encoding sigma-70 family RNA polymerase sigma factor: protein MDLSLQELVDAYCSEPTNALREAIITEALPLVRSIVGKIRNPDTVLSQQEDLESAGIMGLLQALEKYNCDKEIRFNTFAYYRIRGSVIDYLRSIDQLPRGDRTLYGKAQGVISRLQQELGREPDDDEVAEELDISMEQYQSLLGNVQLRAVLSLDQPASSDTPDLQLSDSIADRDSEQPDAAIEKEDNSEHIKDAISKLKERERLILALYYYEDLTLNEIAMLLGLSEARISQIVGKLLITLKGSLSNYSVEA, encoded by the coding sequence ATGGATCTCTCTTTACAGGAACTTGTCGATGCGTACTGCAGCGAACCGACCAATGCATTGCGTGAAGCAATCATCACCGAAGCGCTGCCCCTGGTTCGCAGTATTGTAGGGAAAATCCGAAATCCGGATACGGTTCTTTCCCAGCAGGAAGATCTTGAGAGTGCGGGCATAATGGGTTTGCTTCAGGCGCTTGAAAAGTACAACTGTGACAAAGAGATCCGCTTTAACACATTTGCCTATTACCGTATACGGGGAAGCGTAATCGACTATCTTCGCTCCATTGATCAGCTTCCGCGGGGCGACCGTACACTGTATGGCAAGGCACAGGGGGTGATCTCACGCCTTCAGCAGGAACTGGGCCGCGAACCGGATGACGATGAGGTGGCCGAAGAGCTGGATATCAGCATGGAGCAGTACCAGTCACTTCTTGGAAATGTGCAGCTTCGCGCGGTCCTTTCTCTTGACCAGCCTGCATCGTCCGATACACCCGACCTTCAGCTGAGCGACAGCATTGCCGACCGCGATTCGGAACAGCCGGATGCGGCCATTGAAAAAGAGGACAACTCCGAACATATCAAGGATGCCATTTCCAAACTGAAGGAGCGCGAACGCCTGATACTGGCACTCTACTACTACGAAGATCTTACTTTAAATGAAATTGCCATGCTGCTTGGCCTTTCCGAAGCGCGCATCTCTCAAATCGTTGGTAAGCTTTTGATTACCCTGAAAGGTTCACTAAGCAATTACTCTGTGGAAGCGTAG
- a CDS encoding flagellar biosynthetic protein FliO, whose translation MMIDWDSFKKQVKSRPQKTLRFVGGLAITLTGLWILVLVQAGSDKSEPYVSGQTYLSTLHADSTAVTEITGTAADSTEALSAAELAKEQASQRTTFARNRSNEASSLPVMPILLSIGVIGGGIWLWSKIRREKGMKPGRVNSKEKGTLILLDELHLGEEHTLQAVSAGSKVLLIGCFEGGMEVLEKVNADEWSSTGHDDQKSDSATGSNAFAGMLKQVAGVKPEAVN comes from the coding sequence ATGATGATTGACTGGGATTCATTTAAAAAACAGGTAAAAAGCCGGCCTCAGAAAACCCTGCGCTTTGTGGGCGGCCTGGCCATCACGCTAACCGGACTATGGATACTTGTTCTGGTGCAGGCCGGTTCTGACAAGTCGGAGCCGTATGTGTCGGGCCAGACGTATTTAAGTACTCTCCATGCAGATTCGACTGCCGTGACAGAAATAACAGGTACAGCAGCCGACTCTACTGAGGCCTTGTCAGCAGCTGAATTGGCGAAGGAGCAGGCAAGTCAACGCACCACGTTTGCCCGGAACCGATCGAATGAGGCGTCATCACTTCCGGTTATGCCGATCTTACTATCCATAGGCGTTATCGGAGGCGGAATATGGCTCTGGTCAAAGATCAGACGTGAAAAAGGTATGAAACCCGGTCGTGTAAACAGTAAGGAAAAAGGGACGTTGATACTGCTTGACGAACTCCATTTGGGAGAGGAACATACCTTGCAGGCGGTGTCGGCCGGAAGCAAGGTTTTGCTGATAGGCTGCTTTGAGGGTGGAATGGAGGTACTTGAAAAAGTTAATGCAGATGAGTGGAGCAGTACCGGGCATGATGACCAAAAGAGTGATTCGGCAACCGGATCAAACGCATTTGCAGGCATGCTGAAGCAGGTGGCCGGCGTAAAACCTGAAGCTGTTAACTGA